In Deltaproteobacteria bacterium GWC2_65_14, one genomic interval encodes:
- a CDS encoding glutamate racemase: MDRPIGVFDSGVGGLTVLRELVRTLPGERYVYLGDTARVPYGAKSAETVTRYSIEIANCLITRFDIKMLVVACNTASSLSLPVLRKIYKIPVVGMVDPCVRKAASLPRNGCVGVIGTAGTIRSGAYEQALHAALPSARVVCRPCPLLVSLAEEGWGSHPVARAVVAEYLGPFREEPPDALILGCTHYPVLKDTIRQFLGEGVVLIDSGEEAAHVVDILLSEGDARREAGRGELSFLV; the protein is encoded by the coding sequence ATGGATCGGCCGATCGGCGTGTTCGACTCCGGGGTTGGGGGACTGACGGTTCTCCGGGAGCTGGTCCGCACGTTGCCCGGGGAGCGGTATGTGTACCTCGGCGACACGGCGAGGGTGCCCTACGGCGCGAAATCGGCCGAGACGGTGACGCGGTATTCCATCGAGATCGCGAATTGCCTGATCACCCGGTTCGACATCAAGATGCTCGTGGTGGCCTGCAACACCGCCTCCTCCCTCTCCCTGCCCGTGCTCCGGAAGATCTACAAGATCCCGGTGGTGGGGATGGTGGACCCGTGCGTCCGGAAGGCGGCCTCCCTTCCGAGGAACGGGTGCGTCGGGGTCATCGGGACCGCCGGGACGATCCGCTCGGGGGCGTACGAGCAGGCGCTTCATGCCGCCCTCCCGTCCGCCCGTGTCGTCTGCAGGCCCTGTCCCCTCCTCGTGTCGCTGGCGGAGGAGGGATGGGGGAGCCACCCGGTCGCCCGCGCGGTGGTTGCGGAATATCTGGGCCCCTTCCGGGAGGAGCCGCCGGACGCGCTGATCCTCGGCTGCACCCACTACCCGGTCCTCAAGGACACGATCCGGCAGTTCCTGGGGGAGGGGGTGGTCCTGATCGATTCCGGGGAAGAGGCGGCCCACGTGGTGGATATCCTCCTGTCGGAGGGGGATGCGCGAAGGGAAGCAGGAAGAGGGGAGCTCTCCTTCCTGGTCA
- a CDS encoding 2-hydroxyglutaryl-CoA dehydratase, protein MRPVGFTTTIPVEVLYAGGRTPVDLNNRFIADPDPAAYVRAAEADGFPRNCCGWIKGIYGVARRQGLRDVVAVTRGDCSFTQALMEVLQYRGVRVTPFAFPYDRDPSALSLEIRKMADRYGTTLPDAERWKTRLDGVRRVVHEIDRTTWEERKVSGEENHLWLVGCSDFEGDPEAYGRRAAEFLESARLRPPRHDLLPIAFVGVPPITSGLHSAFEEAGARVVLNEVSRQFAMPYRSEDLTDQYLRYTYPYSFFDRLADIREETALRKVRGIVHYVQSFCFRQIEDILLREEIGLPVLTLEGDEPGPLDGRTRIRIQAFLEMLR, encoded by the coding sequence ATCCGGCCGGTCGGCTTCACCACCACCATCCCCGTCGAAGTCCTCTACGCCGGCGGCCGCACCCCGGTGGATCTGAACAACCGGTTCATCGCCGACCCGGATCCCGCCGCATACGTTCGCGCCGCGGAGGCCGACGGCTTTCCCAGGAACTGCTGCGGATGGATCAAGGGGATCTACGGCGTGGCGCGCCGCCAGGGGCTCCGCGACGTCGTCGCGGTCACCCGCGGGGATTGCAGCTTCACCCAGGCGCTCATGGAGGTGCTGCAGTACCGGGGCGTCCGGGTCACCCCCTTCGCCTTCCCGTACGACCGGGACCCGAGCGCCCTTTCCCTCGAGATCCGGAAGATGGCCGACCGGTACGGCACGACCCTTCCGGATGCGGAGCGTTGGAAGACGAGGCTCGACGGCGTCCGCCGGGTCGTCCACGAGATCGACCGGACCACCTGGGAAGAGCGCAAGGTGAGCGGGGAGGAGAACCACCTCTGGCTGGTCGGCTGCTCCGACTTCGAAGGGGACCCGGAGGCCTACGGAAGGCGCGCCGCGGAGTTCCTCGAGTCGGCCCGCTTACGCCCGCCCCGGCACGACCTGCTCCCGATCGCCTTCGTGGGCGTTCCCCCCATCACGTCGGGGCTGCACTCCGCCTTCGAGGAGGCGGGGGCGCGGGTCGTGCTGAACGAGGTCTCCCGGCAGTTCGCCATGCCGTACCGGTCGGAGGATCTGACCGACCAGTACCTCCGCTACACCTACCCCTACTCGTTCTTCGACCGCCTGGCGGACATCCGGGAGGAGACCGCGCTGCGAAAAGTCCGGGGGATCGTCCACTACGTCCAGTCGTTCTGCTTCCGGCAGATCGAGGACATCCTGCTGCGGGAGGAGATCGGGCTGCCGGTCCTCACCCTCGAGGGGGACGAGCCCGGGCCGCTCGACGGCAGGACCCGGATCCGGATCCAGGCCTTCCTCGAGATGCTCCGCTAA